The Doryrhamphus excisus isolate RoL2022-K1 chromosome 1, RoL_Dexc_1.0, whole genome shotgun sequence genome includes a window with the following:
- the mafgb gene encoding v-maf avian musculoaponeurotic fibrosarcoma oncogene homolog Gb, whose product MTTTNKGNKALKVKREPGENGTSLTDDELVTMSVRELNQHLRGLSKDEILQLKQRRRTLKNRGYAASCRVKRVTQKEELEKQKAQLQQEVDKLANENASMRLELDALRSKYEALQTFARTVARSPTVGVGVMAGGVASSLIGPLIPGKAATATSVITIVKTKADARS is encoded by the exons ATGACGACGACAAACAAAGGAAATAAAGCCTTAAAG gtGAAGCGAGAGCCGGGGGAGAATGGCACCAGCTTGACCGACGACGAGCTGGTGACCATGTCGGTGCGTGAGCTCAACCAACACCTCCGAGGGCTCTCCAAAGACGAGATCCTGCAACTGAAGCAACGCAGACGCACCCTTAAGAATCGGGGCTATGCAGCCAGCTGCCGGGTAAAGCGAGTCACCCAGAAGGAAGAGCTGGAGAAGCAGAAGGCCCAGCTGCAACAAGAAGTAGACAAACTGGCCAATGAAAATGCATCCATGCGTCTGGAGCTGGACGCGCTCAGGTCCAAGTATGAGGCCTTACAGACCTTTGCCAGGACTGTGGCCAGGAGCCCCACTGTGGGGGTTGGAGTCATGGCCGGGGGGGTAGCGTCCTCACTCATTGGTCCACTTATACCGGGTAAGGCAGCGACGGCGACCAGCGTGATTACAATAGTCAAGACAAAAGCAGACGCTCGATCTTGA